The nucleotide window CAGTAAAAGTATATATTTCCTCAACCCCCGCATGGGGTATCAGACCGCTTTGAAAATCAGGGACGCATTGGTGCCGCCAAAACCGAAACTGTTGGACAGCACTGCGTTGATCTTCTTGTCCTGGGCCTCATGGGGCACAAGGTTGATACCGCTGACGCCTTCTGACGGATTATCCAGGTTCAGGGTCGGCGGACAAACATTGTTGTTCATCGCCAGGATCGAGAAGATAGCCTCCGTACTGCCGGCTGCGCCCAGAAGATGACCGATAGCGGACTTGGTGGAGGACATGGCTATCTTGCCGGCTGCATCACCGAACAGACGCTTGACCGAACCAAATTCCAGCTCATCCCCGAGCGGCGTGGACGTGCCGTGGGCGTTGACATAGTCAATATCCTCCGGTGTCAGGCCGGACCGTTTCAAGGCCATTTCCATGGCCCGGTAACCGCCGTTACCGTCAGGTGCCGGAGCCGTCACATGATAGGCATCGCCGGACAGGCCGTAACCGACAACTTCCGCATAAATTTTCGCGCCACGGGCTTTGGCATGTTCATACTCTTCAAGAACCACCATACCGGCGCCTTCGCCGATCACAAAACCGTCGCGATCCTGATCCCAGGGACGGGAGGCTTTTTCCGGCGTATCATTGAAATGAGTACTCAGCGCCTTGGCCTGGTTAAAACCGGCGACGCCAATCCGGCAGATCGCGGCTTCCGCCCCGCCGGCAACCATCACGTCCGCATCATCCCACATAATCAGCCGGGCAGCGTCACCCAAAGCATGGGTGCCGGTCGCACAGGCGGTCACAACGGCGTGGTTCGGGCCTTTCAGGCCGTGACGAATGGAGACATTCCCGGAAATCAGGTTGATCAGGCAGCGGGGTATGAAGTGCGGGCTTACCCGGCGAACGCCGCGTTCGTGCATATTGATGGATTCGTCCTGGATGCCCGGCAGGCCCCCGATACCGGAACCGGTGAGTATTCCGGTACGGCAGCGATCTTCCTCAGTTTCCGGTTTCCATCCAGAATCCTCCAGAGCCATATCGCAGGCAGCGATGCCATAAAGAATGAAGTCATCAATACGACGGCGATCCTTGGCGCTCATCCAGTCATCCGGGTTGAAGGTTCCGTTTGTGCCGTCGCCCTGCTTGACTTCACAGGCAATGCGGGCAGACAAATCGGAGGGATCAAACTTGGTGATCGGTCCTGCACCGGATTCCCCGGCGATAAGTCTTTCCCAGGTTAAATCCACCCCAGTTGCCAGGGGAGTAACCAGTCCAAGTCCCGTAACTACCACTCGTCTCATAATATCGACCTCTGTTCTTTTAGTGTTTTTATTCGGTAATATGCGTCAAATATGACAAAGCCGCGTCAATTCTGCTACCGAAAACGGCAAGAGCAGGATTGCGCGGCATTTGACGATTCAAAATGGCCTGCGGATTTACGCGTTAGCGCTGATAAAATCAATAGCATCCTTAACAGTAAGGATCTTTTCAGCAGCATCGTCAGGAATTTCACAACCGAACTCTTCTTCAAATGCCATTACCAGTTCAACAGTATCGAGGCTGTCAGCGCCCAGATCGTCAATAAAGCTGGCTGCATCTGTAACTTTGTCTTCTTCGACACCCAGATGCTCAACTACGATTTTTTTAACGCGCTCAGCTACGTCACTCATATTCTATTTCCTTTAGTTCTGTGGACCTGTCTGATCCAGTTAGTAACAAAACTATGTCTGGCGAACCAGTACTAAATACCCCAAGATTGATATTTTCAAAAGACAATCTTGCGACTTTTTGCCATCTAATTGAAACATTTCGAATTTCGAGGGCTACCTAACATACATTTCAGGCCTTTGCCAAGTGTTATATGCAACAGTATAAAAAGCCGCGTCGGGAACCAGTGTTTACTCCCGGTTCCCTGCATGATCAGATCATGGCCATGCCGCCATTGATATGAAGTGTTTGTCCGGTCACATATGCCGCCTCGTCACTGGCCAGATAGACCACTCCGGAGGCAATTTCCGCCGCCTGACCCAAACGGCCCATAGGCACATTGACCAGAATGCGGTCTTTCTGTCCCTCATCCAGGACGTCGGTCATCGGACTTTCGATGAAACCCGGCGCCAGGCAATTGACGGTGATGCCGCGGCTGGCCACTTCCTGGGCCAGTGATTTGCTCATGCCGATCAAACCGGCTTTCGATGCGGCATAGTTTGCCTGCCCGGGATTACCGGTCACACCAACAACAGAGGTTATATTAATAATGCGGCCAAAACGGCGCTTCATCATCCCGCGCAGCA belongs to Emcibacter sp. and includes:
- a CDS encoding acyl carrier protein produces the protein MSDVAERVKKIVVEHLGVEEDKVTDAASFIDDLGADSLDTVELVMAFEEEFGCEIPDDAAEKILTVKDAIDFISANA
- the fabF gene encoding beta-ketoacyl-ACP synthase II; amino-acid sequence: MRRVVVTGLGLVTPLATGVDLTWERLIAGESGAGPITKFDPSDLSARIACEVKQGDGTNGTFNPDDWMSAKDRRRIDDFILYGIAACDMALEDSGWKPETEEDRCRTGILTGSGIGGLPGIQDESINMHERGVRRVSPHFIPRCLINLISGNVSIRHGLKGPNHAVVTACATGTHALGDAARLIMWDDADVMVAGGAEAAICRIGVAGFNQAKALSTHFNDTPEKASRPWDQDRDGFVIGEGAGMVVLEEYEHAKARGAKIYAEVVGYGLSGDAYHVTAPAPDGNGGYRAMEMALKRSGLTPEDIDYVNAHGTSTPLGDELEFGSVKRLFGDAAGKIAMSSTKSAIGHLLGAAGSTEAIFSILAMNNNVCPPTLNLDNPSEGVSGINLVPHEAQDKKINAVLSNSFGFGGTNASLIFKAV
- the fabG gene encoding 3-oxoacyl-[acyl-carrier-protein] reductase — protein: MFNLEGKCALVTGASGGLGKAIATALHSQGAKVALSGTRVEPLEALAAELGEGAFVVPANLSDPESVAALPKAAEEVLGQIDILVNNAGITRDNLAMRLKDEDWDLVQQVNLKAAFKLSQAMLRGMMKRRFGRIINITSVVGVTGNPGQANYAASKAGLIGMSKSLAQEVASRGITVNCLAPGFIESPMTDVLDEGQKDRILVNVPMGRLGQAAEIASGVVYLASDEAAYVTGQTLHINGGMAMI